TCTCCTCCCTTAATGCTCCGCTCCCTTCCTCATCCTCGGGGCTCTGCGCTGGGCTCTCTCACTCAGCGAGGGGCCGGCCCCCAGCGCCTCCGAGCTCTCCGTGGCCTTTGGGGTCTCCGGGATCTCCGTAGCTTTTGGGGTGTCCGTGGCCTCGTTGCTCTCGATGTTCTCCTCAGCCTCGGGACGGCAGAGGccgtggggagcagagctggcggGCTGCGTCCCCGATTCAGCCTCGGGGAcggggggggacgggggctCCGATCCTAGAGCCCCCCGTTGTAACCCTCCGTTGCCGCCAGCTGCTTCCCAAGCACTGCGCCTCCACCGTCAGCAAGGCCCGCAACAAGAAGACCCTAAAACACCCCGCCAAGAAGGGGGAGCCCGAGCGGGACAAGCCGGGGGCCGAGAGCCAGAGGAAGGACCGGACCCTGACCACCAAgtgagagcagggctgggggggggggtggtgggcACGGCCCTGGGGGGCAGCACAGGGCGCACTGCGGTGGGCCCCAGACCTTGGGGGTGGGCTTGGTGTGCCGTGGCCGTGCCCTGATGGCCACGGCGTGCCCGTGGGGCTGTCCCCACGACCCTCTGGGGCCGCGGGGTGGCTGCCAGCGTgcgctgcccccctccccagcatgGACAAGCTGCACCTGACGCTGGCCGAGCTGTCCCTGAGCCTCAACCACGTGCCCAACTTCACCGTCTTCGAGCACACGGTGACGCCGGCCGAGTACCTCAGCAGCCACCTGGAAACGCGCTTCACCAAGTAGGCaccgggctgcggggccgggtcCCCACGCTGCTGCCCCGGGGGACGTTTggtcccccccccaccccggaTCCGTGGCCAGCCCCTTCCCGTCCCCCTCAGGGCCATCGTGGCCATGGCGGGCTACAGCCAGGCCACGCAGGAGGTGGCCCGTCCCTCGgaggtgctggtggggctgggcgCCTACGTGACCTTCATCCAGTCGCTGGCGCACTTGGTGGGCCTGGACACGGGGCGCATCATCCGCAGCGTCCTCCTGCAGCAGACGCAGCCCCGCGACGCCGCCGGCGAGCAGACCCTCACCACCATCTACACCAACTGGTGGGTGCCGGAGCCCGAAaacaccgggggggggggggggggggggggtgtccccttcccccccccgtcccccgtGGGGTCAGCGGTTGGACGTCCGCAGGTACCTGGAGGCCCTGCTGCGCCAGGCCAGCATGGGGGCCATCGTGCTGGCCCCCGCCCTGCAGGCCTTCACCACGGTGCCCCGCGAGGGCGAGCCGTCCTTCAGTGCCGCCGAGTTCTCCGATGTCTCGGGTGAGGGAACGCGGGGATGCCAGCGGGGAGCCGTCCCCTCTGCGTCCCCCGCTGATGGCCCCCCTCTTGTCCTCGTCTCCGCAGAGATGCGGGCGCTGGCTGAGCTCATCGGGCCCTACGGCATGAAGTTCCTGAGCGACAACCTCATGTGGCACGTCAGCTCCCAGGTCACCGAGCTGAAGGTGGGTTTGGGGTGCCGGGGCCAGGTCTGGGGTGCCAAGACCAGGTTTGAGGTGCCAGGACCAGGTCTGGGGTGCCGGGGCCAGGTCTGGGGTACCGGCACCAGGTCTGGGGTGCCAGGACCAGGTCTGGGGTGCTGGGACCAGGTTTGGGGTGCCAGGGCCAGGTCTGGGGTGCGAGGATCAGGTCTGGGGTGCGAGGATCAGGTctggggtgctggggccaggTCTGGGGTGCC
Above is a window of Oxyura jamaicensis isolate SHBP4307 breed ruddy duck chromosome 33 unlocalized genomic scaffold, BPBGC_Ojam_1.0 oxy33_random_OJ70461, whole genome shotgun sequence DNA encoding:
- the LOC118158606 gene encoding nck-associated protein 1-like — its product is PRDGRGRGEQSWRAASPIQPRGRGGTGAPILEPPVVTLRCRQLLPKHCASTVSKARNKKTLKHPAKKGEPERDKPGAESQRKDRTLTTNMDKLHLTLAELSLSLNHVPNFTVFEHTVTPAEYLSSHLETRFTKAIVAMAGYSQATQEVARPSEVLVGLGAYVTFIQSLAHLVGLDTGRIIRSVLLQQTQPRDAAGEQTLTTIYTNWYLEALLRQASMGAIVLAPALQAFTTVPREGEPSFSAAEFSDVSEMRALAELIGPYGMKFLSDNLMWHVSSQVTELKKLVNENMDTLVQLRSSSCKPEQMAALLPRLTSADNVLKRMTIIGEILSFRAMAQQGLREVFSHHCPFLMGPIECLTDVVTPDTDIQVTLSIFELASAAGIPCEIDPALVNVLAGSKTDGSSSEEDYKVSCLLLVFVAVSLPLLASDPASIYNTETDGEAWPCPSPV